Proteins encoded in a region of the Pseudothermotoga elfii DSM 9442 = NBRC 107921 genome:
- a CDS encoding TolC family protein: protein MRKFLIVSVVCLSILAFSQITDVLELAKQNTPSYLNATLELEQAKSDYEKATIEAKNKLDQLEAELSWLQSKQSYNTAIKDFLSEFFDAYFGVFENQLALQVAQDNLRIAEIDFDQQQSLYKTGVATLQELQEASATKLEATAELEEAKLSLEQTKRDLQNMLGKEIEFKDLPDIVLNITLPSLDELMEKSLSIKIADLNVQIAQINYDGLVNPSQYTKSKYERTLKSSQNTLKDTQNDTKKSYETALQNIETIRKNILAQKERLEASRLEYESTKSNYNAGVSSEKDLLNAEISYFNAQKTFITYVKSLLENICSIFIDAELDYVQALSQILGG from the coding sequence GTGAGAAAATTCTTGATAGTATCGGTTGTGTGTTTATCCATTCTCGCTTTTTCACAGATTACAGACGTTCTGGAACTTGCAAAGCAGAATACCCCGTCTTATCTGAATGCGACTCTCGAGCTTGAGCAAGCAAAGAGCGACTATGAAAAAGCAACCATTGAAGCAAAAAACAAACTCGACCAGCTTGAAGCTGAACTAAGCTGGTTACAATCTAAGCAGAGCTACAACACGGCAATAAAAGATTTTCTGAGTGAATTTTTTGATGCATACTTCGGTGTGTTTGAAAATCAACTTGCCCTGCAGGTTGCGCAGGATAATCTGAGGATCGCCGAAATTGATTTTGATCAACAACAAAGCCTTTACAAAACAGGTGTTGCTACACTTCAAGAATTGCAGGAGGCAAGCGCAACAAAACTTGAAGCAACTGCGGAATTGGAAGAGGCAAAACTTTCGTTAGAACAAACAAAGCGTGACCTTCAAAATATGCTTGGAAAAGAGATTGAATTTAAAGATCTCCCAGATATTGTACTGAATATAACATTGCCATCGCTCGATGAGTTGATGGAAAAATCTCTTTCCATTAAAATCGCAGATCTTAATGTTCAAATAGCTCAGATAAATTACGATGGGCTGGTCAATCCTTCTCAATACACAAAAAGTAAGTACGAAAGAACTTTAAAAAGCAGTCAGAATACTTTAAAAGACACACAAAATGACACGAAGAAATCTTACGAAACCGCACTGCAAAATATTGAAACTATCAGAAAGAATATCTTAGCGCAGAAAGAAAGACTTGAGGCGAGCAGACTTGAATATGAAAGCACAAAGAGTAATTACAATGCGGGCGTCTCTTCAGAAAAAGATCTTCTAAACGCAGAAATTTCGTATTTCAACGCCCAGAAAACCTTTATAACTTACGTAAAATCTCTCTTAGAGAACATATGCTCGATCTTCATAGATGCAGAACTTGACTATGTGCAAGCATTATCCCAGATTTTGGGAGGATGA
- a CDS encoding efflux RND transporter periplasmic adaptor subunit, translated as MKKSFVYTFILISIIFLFSSCSNNNQQSDVDQSIIEYTVQKTNIVDTITVYGTVEAEDSAEVKALVSGVVEKVYVEEGDGVKAGDVLVELDDSDYRLTYIKALQDYETAKNSGSKLLIEQRQLELEIAKRDLERCKITSLVDGVVTSLSVKVGDYVSKGTTVDVVAKVVNVNNLYISAAVEEMDYSKVKIGQTAIVSFDAFENVSFPAKVTYIGSEAQTSSGIVTIPIKLSLVTPSETSPNYAKIKEAMEKIIPGLSCEAEIVVLNKTSVITVPSAAISFEDGKAYVTVKNGTSTEKRQITVGDKLSSSYEVLDGLKEGETIVVNKSSSSSNSNNRNMGIFMGGPAPRP; from the coding sequence ATGAAAAAATCTTTTGTGTACACATTCATTTTAATTTCAATTATTTTTCTTTTTTCTTCCTGTAGCAATAACAATCAACAATCCGATGTTGATCAATCAATTATCGAATACACCGTTCAAAAAACAAATATTGTTGATACAATAACCGTTTACGGGACTGTTGAAGCCGAAGATTCTGCCGAAGTAAAAGCTCTTGTTAGTGGTGTTGTTGAAAAAGTTTATGTTGAAGAAGGAGATGGTGTTAAAGCTGGAGATGTCTTGGTTGAACTCGATGATTCAGACTACAGGTTGACATATATAAAAGCTCTTCAGGATTACGAAACTGCAAAAAACTCTGGTTCAAAGCTCCTGATAGAACAGCGGCAGCTGGAGCTGGAAATTGCCAAAAGAGACCTGGAAAGATGCAAGATAACCTCTTTAGTAGATGGTGTTGTAACGTCCCTTAGTGTTAAAGTAGGAGATTATGTTTCAAAAGGCACAACAGTGGACGTTGTCGCCAAGGTTGTCAATGTAAATAATCTTTACATCTCTGCTGCTGTTGAAGAAATGGATTATTCAAAGGTAAAAATTGGACAAACAGCAATAGTATCTTTCGACGCATTCGAAAATGTATCTTTCCCTGCCAAAGTTACTTACATTGGCAGTGAAGCACAAACATCGAGTGGTATCGTTACTATACCAATAAAGCTGAGTTTAGTAACACCCAGCGAAACATCACCTAACTATGCCAAAATAAAAGAAGCCATGGAAAAGATCATTCCTGGCCTTTCGTGCGAAGCTGAAATAGTCGTGCTCAACAAAACCAGTGTGATAACGGTCCCATCAGCTGCTATTAGTTTTGAGGATGGAAAAGCCTACGTAACAGTTAAAAATGGAACATCGACAGAAAAAAGGCAGATAACTGTTGGCGATAAACTTTCGAGTAGCTATGAAGTGCTCGATGGATTGAAAGAGGGAGAAACAATTGTTGTGAATAAATCAAGTAGTTCGAGCAATTCTAACAATAGAAACATGGGAATATTCATGGGAGGACCAGCTCCACGTCCATGA
- a CDS encoding HD-GYP domain-containing protein, with protein MQLIKIANNINKYGLILILSLICVFTIGFFMIFQNIHMYYSRTYLQAESKLVETTINDVIESKPISGVVIRELSNNLVDRATGIDLSGVLSYKNLPWLVANPKGLFLTENSAKFIVAEGENLLFVEIPQSYFTKILTSELSIVMLANADGVVVISSDPSFAGMNIGTKSRFAKLNKITGYLHMEDFSIANAKGAVFIPMRSYLSVIFPYLMISFSALAGVVIWLFYFSRFTRKLIGATSLIVDNINKTATLASKGKDANYIPVKTNIEELNELQECFVRLIEMEKASQLEMQAMMNSLQDTVNELEETQKVLQERNLQIISTLAEAIEIKDTSTYGHSDRVVSLALELAKELSITDPADLEAVKFGALLHDVGKIGIPEHILNKPGRLTFEEFEIMKKHPIYGEKIIKNISGWDLVADVVRHHHENIDGSGYPDGLKDGEISIRAQIVSIVDVFAALIEERPYRSAMSVEEALRIMSQEMVGVKFDPKLYEAFLRVLKRSFKL; from the coding sequence ATGCAACTTATCAAAATTGCAAACAATATCAACAAATACGGCCTGATACTCATTTTATCCCTGATTTGCGTCTTCACAATTGGCTTTTTTATGATTTTTCAGAACATCCATATGTATTATTCAAGAACATATCTGCAAGCTGAAAGCAAGCTGGTGGAAACAACAATAAACGACGTTATTGAAAGCAAACCGATTTCTGGTGTTGTTATTCGAGAATTGAGCAATAATCTTGTTGATAGGGCTACGGGTATAGACCTTTCAGGTGTTCTGTCTTACAAAAATCTTCCCTGGCTCGTTGCTAACCCCAAGGGCTTGTTTTTAACTGAAAACAGTGCTAAATTCATCGTCGCAGAAGGTGAAAATTTGTTATTTGTTGAAATTCCTCAGAGTTATTTCACAAAAATCCTTACAAGTGAGCTTTCTATAGTAATGCTTGCGAACGCTGACGGTGTTGTTGTAATTTCATCAGATCCGTCATTCGCGGGTATGAACATCGGAACAAAAAGCCGGTTTGCAAAATTAAACAAAATCACAGGATATCTACATATGGAAGATTTTTCCATAGCTAATGCTAAAGGTGCTGTCTTTATACCGATGCGAAGCTATCTTTCGGTTATATTTCCTTATTTGATGATATCTTTTTCAGCATTGGCAGGTGTCGTGATATGGTTGTTTTATTTCAGCAGATTCACAAGAAAACTCATCGGCGCCACTTCATTGATTGTTGACAATATAAATAAAACCGCGACGCTCGCGAGTAAAGGAAAAGATGCGAACTACATTCCTGTAAAAACAAACATAGAGGAACTCAACGAACTTCAGGAATGTTTTGTGAGATTGATCGAGATGGAAAAAGCATCTCAACTCGAAATGCAAGCAATGATGAACAGTTTACAGGATACAGTTAACGAGCTTGAAGAAACGCAAAAAGTTCTTCAGGAGAGGAATCTTCAAATTATATCCACTCTTGCTGAGGCAATTGAGATAAAAGACACCAGTACATATGGCCATTCAGACAGGGTCGTTAGCCTTGCATTGGAGTTGGCTAAGGAATTGAGCATAACAGACCCGGCAGATCTTGAAGCAGTTAAATTTGGTGCATTGCTTCATGATGTAGGAAAGATAGGTATACCAGAGCATATATTGAACAAACCTGGCCGTTTGACATTTGAAGAATTTGAAATTATGAAGAAACATCCGATATACGGCGAAAAGATTATCAAAAATATATCAGGCTGGGATTTAGTTGCAGATGTTGTAAGACATCATCACGAGAATATAGATGGTTCTGGTTATCCAGATGGTCTGAAAGATGGCGAGATAAGCATCAGAGCTCAGATAGTTTCTATAGTGGATGTGTTTGCTGCGCTTATTGAAGAGAGGCCTTACAGATCTGCCATGAGTGTGGAAGAAGCGCTCAGAATTATGAGCCAAGAAATGGTGGGAGTAAAATTTGATCCCAAACTTTACGAAGCCTTCTTAAGAGTGTTAAAGAGAAGTTTTAAATTGTAG
- a CDS encoding DUF4097 family beta strand repeat-containing protein, with protein MEKQKVDFSSVKKLIVKVVSSNVTIMGSDPLETYISYTGRQPDLELKDDVLTITLKENNLFNVFDFGFKSSNGEIIIAAPYELMELSLNGVSSDVEVKTIKVNNLSLRTVSGDLSIDDVYSKQCQIKTVSGDVTISSSRLEKAVFTSVSGDLLVKGLNCDNYEWILSTASGDLTVETAGIPDLRLSMRTASGDLTTNIGYTREGRDYIFGDGKMKITVSSASGDVCIKSTNRAERTENIEKKILKLVASGKLSYEQAKQILDELI; from the coding sequence ATGGAAAAACAAAAAGTAGATTTTTCAAGCGTGAAAAAATTAATTGTAAAAGTTGTGAGCAGCAACGTTACAATAATGGGATCCGATCCTTTAGAAACATATATATCTTATACAGGACGCCAGCCTGACCTGGAACTTAAAGATGATGTCCTGACAATCACTCTTAAAGAAAACAATCTTTTCAATGTATTCGATTTTGGATTCAAAAGCTCAAATGGAGAAATAATAATTGCTGCCCCGTATGAACTGATGGAATTATCGCTTAATGGCGTTTCATCGGATGTCGAAGTAAAAACAATAAAAGTGAACAACTTATCTTTGAGAACAGTTTCAGGTGATCTATCAATTGATGATGTCTACAGCAAACAATGCCAGATTAAAACAGTTTCTGGTGACGTCACAATTAGTTCATCCAGACTTGAAAAAGCGGTTTTCACCAGCGTAAGTGGGGATCTATTAGTTAAAGGATTGAACTGTGATAATTACGAATGGATTTTGAGCACTGCGAGTGGCGATCTTACTGTCGAGACCGCAGGCATCCCGGATTTGAGACTATCTATGAGGACAGCGAGTGGTGATCTAACAACCAATATTGGTTACACGCGGGAGGGAAGAGATTATATCTTTGGAGATGGGAAAATGAAAATTACTGTGAGCAGTGCCTCTGGTGATGTATGTATAAAATCTACCAATCGTGCTGAGAGGACTGAAAATATAGAGAAAAAGATATTAAAACTCGTCGCATCAGGAAAACTCAGCTACGAACAAGCAAAGCAAATTCTCGATGAACTAATATAA
- a CDS encoding DUF2089 domain-containing protein: MARVISKCPICGSNLIVTELNCTSCGTTIKGRFELEEFFRLTPDQLNFLRIFIKARGNLSDLQKELGISYPTAKSRLEGIVKTLGYEAEEVAEEKQVDELLDKLEKGEISAQEALEKIRRLRE, translated from the coding sequence ATGGCACGCGTTATATCAAAATGTCCCATCTGCGGTTCAAATTTGATCGTCACCGAGCTGAACTGTACGTCATGCGGTACAACTATAAAAGGTAGATTCGAATTGGAAGAATTTTTCAGACTTACGCCGGATCAGCTTAATTTTCTGAGAATATTTATCAAAGCCAGAGGTAATTTGAGCGATCTTCAAAAAGAACTCGGGATATCTTATCCAACAGCGAAATCAAGGCTTGAGGGAATTGTTAAGACACTTGGGTATGAAGCAGAAGAAGTTGCAGAAGAGAAACAGGTAGATGAATTGCTTGATAAGCTTGAAAAAGGAGAAATCTCTGCTCAGGAAGCTCTTGAGAAAATCAGGAGGTTGAGAGAGTGA
- a CDS encoding ABC transporter substrate-binding protein, translated as MKYRFSVALFIAIVVVLVFLLYLRTPHPVVLLFDDGQTDFYLGVREYLERNDFEMEIVSVRVDQPMAKLEEVMKKYSNSYAIGPRLSTEALNIISLLERYNIFAIAPLVTSPEVIGKSEYLMTLSSSDEIQVYEISKRLEKDQVKKLLVVCDEKNPVYSEIFAKILKNTVKRAEIQIVFINSVDELVEYPFENFDSMLLITDGIVAGMIAQMASNRGFSGRIYGSDYTFTDVLFETGLDSIEDMIVYSPFDFSKMRDSGFLNLQQAGAYDSLMIIHNLLAQSILPKEAYSYLVGRSFDGATGSFTIEKDLSALRKTNFLIVKGGKFEPELDER; from the coding sequence ATGAAATATCGTTTTTCAGTTGCGCTATTCATCGCAATCGTGGTTGTGCTTGTGTTTTTGCTATATTTGAGAACGCCACATCCAGTTGTTTTGTTGTTTGATGATGGCCAGACTGATTTTTATCTGGGCGTTCGTGAATATTTAGAGCGCAACGATTTTGAAATGGAGATCGTCTCAGTTAGAGTTGATCAACCAATGGCAAAATTGGAAGAGGTGATGAAGAAGTACTCAAATTCTTATGCAATAGGACCGAGACTCAGCACAGAAGCATTGAATATAATTTCTCTTCTCGAGCGGTACAATATTTTTGCAATAGCCCCATTAGTAACTTCACCTGAAGTTATTGGAAAAAGTGAATATTTAATGACGCTAAGCTCCTCAGATGAAATACAAGTTTATGAGATATCTAAAAGGTTGGAAAAAGATCAGGTGAAAAAATTGCTGGTTGTTTGTGATGAAAAAAACCCCGTTTACAGTGAAATTTTTGCAAAAATCTTGAAGAATACAGTTAAACGTGCTGAAATTCAGATTGTTTTTATCAATTCTGTCGATGAACTGGTTGAATATCCATTTGAAAACTTTGATTCAATGCTTTTAATTACCGATGGAATAGTAGCTGGAATGATAGCTCAAATGGCTTCGAACAGAGGATTCAGCGGAAGGATATATGGATCGGATTATACCTTTACAGACGTTCTTTTTGAAACTGGGCTTGATTCTATTGAAGATATGATCGTTTACAGCCCATTTGATTTTTCAAAAATGAGAGATTCAGGTTTTTTAAATCTCCAGCAGGCTGGAGCTTATGATTCATTGATGATTATTCATAATTTGTTAGCTCAGAGCATTTTGCCCAAAGAAGCTTATAGTTATTTAGTTGGAAGATCATTCGATGGTGCAACAGGTTCATTCACAATCGAGAAAGATCTCTCAGCTTTGAGAAAAACAAATTTCCTGATAGTCAAAGGTGGAAAATTCGAACCCGAGCTCGACGAGAGGTGA
- a CDS encoding TolC family protein, whose amino-acid sequence MKKLVLALLFVPLFTFASFTDLVEQQLENSSSYLSAILDYEEAEFNRSKNKNFFIPYVSVSNAGLETDISSTGDASSSFVAPFSITFENIAGFDVQISNAWYYYFSSNDWKEKGWSLTISRELFSNFDITELENEANFATASWNLLSAKNEVFLNLVEDIFNYHYYNQKMNITKQQIEILQDKFESLQKAYESGTASREDILEIQGNIYDMTQQLEEISQNLSSTLTEYSTDTLNTMIACLERITSNLPVMEEAEKFITSRLDLNAQILSAEIAKRQSERSYQQWIPNPELFFQVKQKDDDFAFSLGFSFGYDIIDRGEKDYNYKVINKKYELQKRVLDEKTDELKKALKNAYSSIKIAESSKKVAELDLQLKKMEYERLLKGSAFVAKTDLESARLDFEDAELELFKANYNLLIAKVNLLDILGFDLVQLAGGK is encoded by the coding sequence ATGAAAAAACTCGTTCTTGCGCTTTTGTTTGTTCCATTGTTCACATTTGCCAGTTTTACCGATCTTGTAGAGCAGCAATTGGAAAATAGCAGCAGTTATCTATCAGCCATCCTTGATTACGAAGAAGCTGAATTCAACAGATCAAAAAACAAAAATTTCTTCATACCATATGTCAGCGTTAGCAATGCGGGTTTAGAAACCGACATAAGTTCAACGGGAGATGCAAGCAGTTCTTTCGTGGCACCTTTCTCAATCACTTTTGAAAATATCGCAGGCTTTGACGTTCAAATTTCGAATGCCTGGTATTACTATTTTTCCAGCAACGATTGGAAAGAAAAAGGATGGAGCTTAACAATATCGAGGGAATTATTTTCAAACTTTGATATCACTGAATTAGAAAACGAGGCAAATTTTGCGACAGCCTCATGGAATCTTCTTTCAGCAAAAAACGAAGTATTTTTGAATCTCGTGGAAGATATTTTCAACTATCACTATTACAACCAGAAAATGAATATAACAAAACAGCAAATAGAAATCCTTCAAGACAAATTTGAATCCTTGCAAAAAGCCTATGAATCCGGTACAGCTTCAAGAGAAGATATTCTTGAAATCCAGGGAAATATCTATGATATGACACAGCAACTTGAAGAAATTAGCCAGAACCTGTCAAGTACATTGACAGAATATTCAACTGATACACTTAATACAATGATTGCGTGTCTTGAGAGAATTACATCAAATTTGCCTGTTATGGAAGAAGCAGAAAAATTTATTACGTCAAGGCTTGATCTGAACGCTCAAATTCTATCTGCTGAAATAGCAAAGCGTCAAAGTGAGAGAAGCTATCAGCAGTGGATACCGAACCCCGAGCTTTTTTTTCAGGTTAAACAGAAAGACGATGACTTTGCCTTTTCGCTTGGTTTCTCATTTGGGTATGACATCATAGATCGTGGAGAAAAGGATTACAACTATAAAGTTATAAACAAGAAATACGAACTTCAAAAGCGCGTACTTGATGAAAAGACAGATGAACTTAAAAAAGCTCTGAAAAATGCCTATTCTTCGATAAAAATTGCCGAATCTTCCAAAAAAGTGGCCGAGCTCGACCTACAGTTGAAAAAAATGGAGTATGAACGATTGCTGAAAGGTTCTGCATTCGTAGCCAAAACAGATCTGGAAAGTGCGAGGTTAGATTTCGAAGATGCGGAGCTTGAGTTGTTCAAAGCAAATTACAATTTGTTGATCGCCAAAGTCAACTTGCTCGACATACTTGGTTTCGATCTCGTTCAGCTTGCAGGAGGTAAGTGA
- a CDS encoding ABC transporter ATP-binding protein, which yields MNTVIRVENLRKTYKMGDNLVKAVDGVNLDVFEGEYLIIMGPSGSGKSTLMHLMGCLDRPDSGELYIGNVAVSKLSDAQLAKIRNKMIGFVFQQFNLLPRLTAIENVELPMIYAQVPRAIRRKRAKELLKMVGLSERMSHKPTQLSGGQMQRVAIARALANDPQIILADEPTGNLDTKSGEEILKIFSDLHSQGLTIVVVTHDPEVAEQGDRIINMRDGKIVSQEVRASVGNA from the coding sequence TTGAACACAGTCATTAGAGTTGAAAACCTTCGAAAAACTTACAAAATGGGAGACAATTTAGTTAAAGCAGTGGATGGAGTTAATCTTGATGTTTTCGAAGGAGAATATCTCATAATTATGGGACCATCTGGAAGCGGAAAGAGCACTCTAATGCACCTTATGGGATGCTTGGATAGACCGGACTCTGGAGAACTGTACATAGGAAATGTAGCAGTGTCAAAACTAAGCGACGCACAGCTTGCAAAAATAAGAAATAAAATGATAGGGTTTGTTTTTCAGCAATTTAACCTTCTTCCACGCCTTACAGCCATAGAAAATGTAGAACTCCCCATGATATATGCCCAAGTTCCTCGAGCTATAAGGCGAAAAAGAGCAAAAGAGCTTCTAAAAATGGTTGGACTTTCTGAAAGAATGTCACACAAACCCACGCAACTATCAGGGGGGCAGATGCAAAGAGTAGCTATCGCCAGAGCTCTTGCCAATGATCCACAAATAATACTCGCAGATGAACCAACAGGTAATCTGGATACAAAAAGTGGCGAAGAAATATTGAAAATATTTTCAGATCTTCATAGTCAGGGATTGACTATCGTTGTCGTAACACATGATCCAGAAGTGGCCGAACAGGGAGACAGGATAATAAATATGAGAGATGGCAAAATAGTTTCACAAGAGGTGAGAGCAAGTGTTGGAAATGCTTAA
- a CDS encoding DUF2207 domain-containing protein: MKRAVITGIIFAVVLSVFLMMANYSGAIFELPERTYSIEVHENGYADITETVTYKMKKPFRYVTYAIDLPAPMKIRNFKIDILQGPPVLGGISYDKKTENSISTKILFSRSMEDYIPVTDNRIIKVAFKYTVENILIEGSDFTQLFIKYVGHGTVVRTKVLNVQVSFPLNFGEPLIYHHPWGLQFKSKEIASNLYKFEFRNIPKDCFVEGRFVFPGLSQTGTDYFMKNLTLKDVKDLEALYSRRVFLYVSGSITYVLLVLLIPIFIYRKLGRENPVAYDAEYERELPYKDLPELVNSVVKTICSLPGDDAIAAAVLDSVKKGDIQFVEDGNHQITGLRILNPNSNRKTLFDAFRIFETDGVIDFKNVKKGLKNQRKAQDFLKKINQWRAEIKKNVDERKYLDSKGNVIAKTFATIFGVIIPLLSIVFLNRYYEPGFEIVNSYVSLLMILTSGIGLVIIAMRKDVFSRWSSEGLIYYLRWKNFEKFLRDFSLLSTYPPQSLAIWDDYIIYATTLGIAREVIDNLKKLYPEPPATPVARTAYINPVIIHEISSFRTIAASTVSSSSRGSGGSHGSGIGGGAGGSRVGAG; the protein is encoded by the coding sequence ATGAAGAGAGCTGTAATTACTGGTATTATTTTCGCGGTGGTTTTATCTGTTTTTCTCATGATGGCCAATTATAGCGGTGCTATCTTTGAACTTCCTGAAAGAACCTATTCAATTGAAGTCCATGAAAATGGTTATGCAGATATTACAGAAACTGTGACTTATAAAATGAAAAAACCCTTCAGATATGTAACCTATGCGATTGATTTACCAGCTCCCATGAAAATTAGAAATTTCAAAATTGATATCCTTCAAGGACCTCCAGTGCTTGGTGGAATTTCTTATGACAAAAAAACCGAAAACAGCATCAGCACAAAAATATTGTTCAGCAGATCTATGGAAGATTACATACCAGTAACAGACAATCGGATTATTAAAGTCGCTTTTAAGTACACCGTTGAAAACATTCTCATAGAGGGATCTGATTTCACTCAGCTTTTTATAAAATATGTTGGTCATGGCACAGTTGTAAGAACAAAAGTTCTCAATGTGCAGGTTTCGTTTCCTCTCAATTTTGGTGAACCATTGATTTACCATCATCCATGGGGCCTTCAATTCAAAAGCAAAGAGATAGCAAGTAACCTCTATAAATTTGAATTTAGGAATATACCGAAAGACTGTTTTGTCGAGGGGCGTTTTGTTTTTCCTGGTTTAAGTCAAACAGGTACGGATTATTTCATGAAAAATTTGACATTGAAAGACGTAAAAGACCTTGAAGCTCTCTATTCAAGGCGTGTTTTTCTTTATGTTTCTGGATCAATTACCTATGTTCTGCTCGTATTGCTGATTCCAATATTCATATACAGAAAACTCGGCAGGGAAAATCCGGTTGCTTACGATGCAGAGTATGAAAGAGAGTTGCCATACAAGGACTTGCCAGAGCTGGTGAACAGTGTGGTTAAAACAATCTGTTCACTTCCCGGCGATGATGCAATTGCCGCTGCTGTGCTTGATTCTGTGAAAAAAGGGGACATTCAGTTTGTGGAAGATGGAAATCATCAAATCACTGGTCTCAGAATTCTCAACCCGAACTCAAACAGGAAAACACTTTTTGACGCTTTCAGAATATTTGAAACAGATGGGGTTATCGATTTTAAAAATGTCAAAAAAGGTCTTAAGAATCAGAGAAAAGCCCAGGATTTTCTGAAAAAAATTAACCAGTGGCGAGCTGAAATCAAAAAGAATGTTGATGAAAGAAAATATCTCGATTCAAAAGGAAATGTCATTGCCAAAACTTTTGCGACTATTTTTGGAGTAATTATTCCACTGTTGAGCATTGTTTTTCTCAACAGATACTATGAACCTGGTTTTGAAATTGTCAACAGCTATGTATCATTGTTGATGATATTGACATCTGGTATAGGACTGGTAATAATTGCCATGCGAAAAGACGTTTTTTCCAGGTGGAGTTCAGAAGGGCTGATATATTATCTGAGGTGGAAAAACTTTGAAAAATTTCTCAGGGATTTCTCCCTGCTTTCAACTTATCCTCCTCAATCATTAGCAATATGGGATGATTATATTATTTACGCCACGACTCTTGGAATAGCCAGAGAAGTGATTGACAATTTGAAAAAACTCTACCCAGAACCACCAGCAACTCCTGTAGCAAGAACTGCTTACATAAACCCGGTTATTATTCACGAGATTTCTTCTTTTCGTACCATAGCTGCATCAACTGTAAGTTCCAGTTCTCGAGGATCAGGTGGTTCCCATGGTTCTGGAATAGGTGGAGGCGCTGGCGGTAGTCGAGTAGGCGCCGGCTAA
- a CDS encoding ABC transporter permease — MLKEAFRSISANKMRTALSMIGIIIGVAAVIAVVSVAEGTSASIRENLSAIGSNLIMVSPGFTRGGGGRVSTSLSDSDLLTKDDADKIVQLCPSVVYVTPLQQGNFIAQYERQNTMSTVLAVYPDIFNMMNLQLAQGEYFTDDDENSRKRVAVIGKEVAEELFPDGDAIGKTIKIASQSTRQNFRVIGVLEKSGTLLFINPDRSIIVPFSAAEQRLFRRSYVSSIVAQASSEEVATQAVNEIDAVMFSKFQDTEKYRIVSQEAMLETVNQTMALLSFMLGSIAGISLLVGGIGIMNIMLVTVTERTREIGVRKAVGANRRHILMQFLLESIILTFVAGIIGVVAGILLSRLVAVVGSIQTAVTPVVVLIAVAISTAVGITFGVFPAMKASKMNPVEALRYE, encoded by the coding sequence ATGCTTAAAGAAGCTTTCAGGTCTATAAGTGCAAATAAAATGAGAACAGCTCTCTCCATGATAGGTATCATTATAGGAGTTGCAGCTGTTATAGCCGTTGTTTCCGTTGCAGAAGGCACAAGCGCAAGCATCAGAGAAAATTTATCTGCAATTGGTTCAAATTTGATAATGGTCTCGCCTGGATTTACCCGGGGCGGCGGAGGAAGGGTCTCGACAAGCCTTTCTGATTCAGATCTTTTGACAAAAGATGATGCAGATAAAATTGTCCAGCTTTGCCCGTCTGTTGTGTATGTCACACCTCTTCAGCAGGGTAATTTCATCGCCCAGTACGAGAGACAAAACACAATGTCGACAGTTCTGGCTGTGTATCCAGATATTTTTAACATGATGAATCTTCAGCTTGCACAGGGAGAATATTTTACAGATGACGACGAGAATAGCAGGAAACGCGTAGCAGTTATAGGAAAAGAGGTTGCAGAGGAACTCTTCCCAGATGGGGATGCCATAGGAAAGACAATAAAAATAGCAAGTCAGTCAACACGTCAGAATTTTAGAGTTATAGGTGTTCTTGAGAAAAGTGGAACGCTGTTATTTATAAATCCAGATAGATCGATTATAGTTCCTTTCTCAGCCGCGGAGCAACGTCTATTCAGAAGAAGTTATGTTTCTTCCATCGTGGCTCAAGCAAGCTCAGAAGAAGTTGCAACTCAGGCGGTAAATGAAATAGATGCGGTGATGTTTTCAAAATTTCAAGATACAGAGAAATACAGAATTGTGAGTCAGGAGGCAATGCTCGAAACTGTGAATCAAACAATGGCACTTCTCAGTTTCATGCTTGGCAGTATAGCGGGTATATCTTTGCTCGTTGGTGGTATAGGAATAATGAACATAATGCTTGTAACTGTCACAGAAAGAACCAGGGAGATAGGCGTGAGAAAAGCAGTTGGTGCAAACAGAAGACATATATTGATGCAGTTTTTGCTCGAGTCCATAATACTAACCTTTGTTGCCGGAATAATAGGCGTGGTTGCTGGAATATTGCTATCGAGACTTGTAGCCGTGGTTGGATCAATCCAGACAGCAGTAACTCCTGTTGTTGTCTTGATCGCTGTAGCAATTTCTACTGCCGTAGGAATAACTTTTGGCGTATTTCCCGCAATGAAAGCCTCAAAAATGAACCCTGTTGAAGCTTTGAGGTATGAATAA